In one window of Brassica rapa cultivar Chiifu-401-42 chromosome A07, CAAS_Brap_v3.01, whole genome shotgun sequence DNA:
- the LOC103830654 gene encoding ornithine carbamoyltransferase, chloroplastic, with the protein MVAAAMASHVSSTRSPALSLSSSSSFFPGTTLRRFSAVSLAPPASFSPLSLRVSCQASSVTSPSTSDVKGKSDLKDFLAIDDFDTETIKKILDKASEVKALLKSGERNYLPFKGKSMSMIFAKPSMRTRVSFETGFFLLGGHALYLGPNDIQMGKREETRDVARVLSRYNDIIMARVFAHQDILDLANYSSVPVVNGLTDHNHPCQIMADALTMIEHIGQVEGTKVVYVGDGNNMVHSWLELASVIPFHFVCACPKGFEPDKEMVLKAQQAGLSKIEITNDPKEAVIGADVVYSDVWASMGQKDEAEYRRKAFQGFQVDEALMKLAGPKAYFMHCLPAERGVEVTNGVVEAPYSIVFPQAENRMHAQNAIMLHLLGF; encoded by the exons ATGGTGGCGGCGGCTATGGCTTCTCACGTCTCTTCCACCCGATCACCGGCTCTTTCCCTCTCCTCTTCATCGTCCTTCTTCCCTGGCACCACTCTCAGGCGATTCTCCGCCGTCTCACTCGCTCCTCCGGCGAGCTTCTCACCCCTCAGCCTCCGCGTCTCCTGCCAAGCCTCCTCCGTCACGTCCCCTTCTACTTCCGATGTGAAAG GGAAATCTGACCTGAAAGACTTTCTGGCCATAGATGATTTTGACACAGAGACCATCAAGAAGATTCTAGACAAGGCTTCAGAGGTGAAAGCCCTGTTGAAGTCAGGGGAGAGGAACTATCTGCCTTTTAAAGGGAAGTCTATGTCTATGATCTTTGCAAAGCCCTCCATGAGGACTCGTGTTTCCTTTGAGACTGGCTTTTTCTTGCTTGGTGGACATGCACTGTATCTTGGACCCAATGACATCCAGATGGGCAAGCGAGAGGAGACTCGCGACGTTGCTCGTGTCCTGTCGCGCTATAATGACATCATTATGGCCCGTGTTTTTGCTCATCAG GACATTCTTGATTTGGCTAACTACTCGAGTGTACCGGTTGTTAACGGTCTGACAGATCATAACCACCCTTGCCAAATCATGGCCGATGCACTCACAATGATTGAGCACATTGGTCAAGTCGAAGGGACAAAG GTTGTGTATGTGGGAGATGGGAACAATATGGTGCATTCATGGTTAGAATTGGCATCAGTTATTCCTTTCCATTTTGTCTGCGCTTGCCCAAAAGGGTTTGAACCAGACAAAGAGATGGTTTTAAAGGCACAACAAGCTGGATTAAGTAAGATAGAGATTACCAATGATCCTAAAGAAGCTGTCATAGGAGCTGATGTTGTCTACTCTGACGTATGGGCCAGTATGGGGCAAAAGGATGAAGCTGAATACCGCCGTAAAGCATTCCAAGGCTTCCAG GTAGATGAAGCTCTGATGAAATTGGCGGGTCCAAAGGCCTACTTCATGCATTGTTTGCCTGCAGAAAGAGGAGTGGAAGTGACCAATGGAGTCGTGGAAGCTCCTTATTCCATTGTCTTCCCACAGGCAGAGAATCGCATGCATGCCCAAAATGCAATCATGCTTCATTTGCTCGGCTTTTAA
- the LOC103830655 gene encoding zinc-finger homeodomain protein 5 — protein MDMRSHEMIERRRDDNGNNGVGNINSIITNEDNCNGNNNTRVSSNSQTLVPHQSKSSPSFSISTVRYRECLKNHAASVGGSVYDGCGEFMPSGEEGTLEALRCAACDCHRNFHRKENDGVGSSDGSSHHRHHHHHHQYGGGRRPPPRNMMLNPLMLPPPPSYAPLHHHKYGMSPPGGGGMVTPMSFPYGGGGGGAESSSEDLNMYGQSSGENGGGVTPGQTAFSMKRFRTKFTAEQKEKMMEFAEKLGWRMNKQDEEDLKRFCGEIGVKRQVFKVWMHNNKNNARKQPTPTTTT, from the coding sequence atggaTATGAGAAGCCATGAAATGattgagagaagaagagatgacAATGGCAACAATGGTGTTGGTAATATCAATAGCATTATTACAAATGAAGATAACTGCAACGGTAACAACAACACTCGTGTCTCTTCCAACTCTCAAACCCTAGTTCCCCACCAATCCAAGTCTTCGCCTTCTTTTTCCATCTCCACCGTACGGTACCGAGAGTGTCTGAAGAACCACGCGGCGAGCGTCGGTGGAAGTGTATATGACGGTTGCGGCGAGTTCATGCCGAGTGGTGAGGAAGGAACATTAGAAGCTCTTAGATGCGCTGCTTGTGACTGCCACCGTAATTTCCACCGGAAAGAAAACGACGGCGTAGGAAGCTCAGATGGAAGCTCTCATCACCGTCATCATCACCACCATCACCAGTACGGTGGAGGGAGAAGACCACCGCCGAGAAACATGATGCTTAACCCACTCATGCTTCCTCCCCCGCCGAGTTACGCGCCGTTGCACCACCACAAGTACGGAATGAGTCCTCCTGGTGGAGGAGGAATGGTGACGCCGATGAGCTTCCCTTacggcggcggcggaggaggagctGAGTCGTCTAGTGAAGATCTGAATATGTATGGACAGTCAAGCGGAGAGAATGGAGGAGGTGTTACGCCGGGACAAACGGCGTTTTCGATGAAACGGTTCAGGACGAAGTTCACGGCGGAGCAGAAGGAGAAGATGATGGAGTTTGCGGAAAAGCTAGGGTGGAGGATGAACAAGCAAGACGAAGAAGACCTCAAGAGATTCTGTGGTGAGATCGGAGTTAAGAGACAGGTCTTCAAAGTCTGGATGCATAACAACAAGAACAATGCTAGGAAACAACcaacaccaacaacaacaacatga